The Panicum hallii strain FIL2 chromosome 9, PHallii_v3.1, whole genome shotgun sequence genome has a window encoding:
- the LOC112876377 gene encoding probable serine/threonine-protein kinase PBL15, which produces MPARPWRPVLASATKCCAAEDAAVAPDGLARCRPQQSELSRRLASFRRLSSLASSPASGAAADGGDGGEAAAAAGEMAGPLQLHSFGLGELRGVTHDFSASFLLGEGGFGAVYKGFVDAGMRPGLAAQPVAVKQLNAGGFQGHREWLAEVIFLGQFRHPHLVRLLGYCCEDEERLLVYEFMPRGSLENHLFRRISATLPWGTRIKVAIGAAKGLAFLHAASTPVIYRDFKASNILLDSEFTAKLSDFGLAKMGPEGEDTHVTTRVMGTHGYAAPEYVQTGHLNVKSDVYSFGVVLLELLTGRRAMEHVRGRSAHAEQQVKLVDWTRPYLSGGSRRLRCIMDQRLAGHYSVKGARAVAQLAVQCTAPQPRDRPRMAAVVEALERLQGLKDMAVSVGLWPSNAPVAGRNAISAKIRAEVKSAGANAGSRRRSASSKLP; this is translated from the exons ATGCCGGCGAGGCCGTGGCGACCGGTGCTGGCGTCGGCCACCAAGTGCTGCGCGGCGGAGGACGCCGCGGTGGCGCCCGACGGCCTGGCGCGCTGCCGCCCGCAGCAGTCGGAGCTCTCGCGCCGGCTGGCCTCGTTCCGGCGCCTCTCGTCGCTGGCCAGCAGCCCGGCCTCGGGCgccgcggcggacggcggcgacggcggcgaggcggcggcggcggccggggagatgGCGGGCCCGCTGCAGCTGCACTCGTTCGGGCTGGGCGAGCTCCGCGGCGTCACGCACGACTTCTCCGCCAGCTTCCTGCTGGGCGAGGGCGGCTTCGGCGCCGTGTACAAGGGCTTCGTCGACGCCGGCATGCGCCCGGGCCTCGCCGCGCAGCCCGTCGCCGTCAAGCAGCTCAACGCCGGGGGATTCCAGGGCCACCGGGAGTGGCTCGCCGAGGTCATCTTCCTGGGGCAGTTCCGGCACCCGCACCTCGTCAGGCTGCTGGGCTACTGCTGCGAGGACGAGGAGCGACTGCTCGTCTACGAGTTCATGCCGCGCGGCAGCCTCGAGAACCACCTCTTCAGGA GGATCTCGGCGACGCTGCCGTGGGGCACGCGGATCAAGGTGGCCATCGGCGCCGCCAAGGGGCTCGCCTTCCTCCACGCCGCCAGCACGCCCGTCATCTACCGGGACTTCAAGGCCTCCAACATCCTGCTCGACTCG GAGTTCACGGCAAAGCTGTCGGACTTCGGGCTCGCCAAGATGGGCCCCGAGGGCGAGGACACGCACGTGACGACGCGCGTGATGGGCACCCACGGCTACGCGGCGCCGGAGTACGTGCAGACGGGCCACCTCAACGTGAAGAGCGACGTGTACAGCTTCGGCGTCGTGCTCCTGGAGCTCCTCACGGGGCGGCGCGCCATGGAGCACGTTCGCGGCCGGAGCGCGCACGCGGAGCAGCAGGTGAAGCTCGTGGACTGGACCCGGCCCTACCTGAGCGGCGGCAGCCGGCGGCTGCGCTGCATCATGGACCAGCGCCTGGCGGGGCACTACTCCGTGAAGGGCGCGCGCGCCGTGGCGCAGCTGGCGGTGCAGTGCACGGCGCCGCAGCCGCGGGACCGGCCGCGCATGGCGGCCGTGGTGGAGGCGCTGGAGCGGCTGCAGGGGCTCAAGGACATGGCCGTCAGCGTCGGGCTCTGGCCCTCCAACGCGCCCGTCGCCGGGAGGAACGCCATCTCCGCCAAGATCCGCGCCGAGGTCAAGAGCGCCGGCGCCAACGCCGGGTCGCGCCGGAGGAGCGCCTCCTCCAAGCTGCCCTGA
- the LOC112872629 gene encoding stomatal closure-related actin-binding protein 1-like: MTKAATLYGAKTHTETLRPGPLRPANIIRNKFPTYKNGSNGIVIKLADGPEMPPLKEIVAKETADLLDRRQRLSVRELAMKFEKGLNTATLLSNEVKWRQVALLERDILLKNLKSVLESLRGRVTGKTKDEIEESISMVEILAVQLSKREAELLQQKEEVTKLAKSLKQASEDAKRIVEEERANAHTEIESAKNAVQRVQQAVQEHEKMSQSTGKQDMEELKKEAREARRIKMLHQPSKAMDLENEIRILRKTFAEKSTDCVNLLKELELHKRLKENGTPSFDLEGLQCLGSVLRIVALSGTHMDLSNISIQWFRIHPKESNKEIISGATRPVYALEPHDVGRYLQAEIDVGGEIAVAKTAGPVDPDAGLVEYVETLVRKPETEFNVVVLQLNGIEQPKESVHVLNVGRLRMRLTKGKSVVAKEFYSSSMQLCGVRGGGEAASQAMFWQPSNDLSLVLAFETARERNTAIMLARRFAIDCNIILAGPGDKTPW, translated from the exons ATGACGAAGGCTGCAACTCTTTATGGGGCCAAGACACACACTGAGACCCTACGACCAGGGCCATTGCGCCCAGCAAATATCATCAGAAATAAATTTCCTACCTACAAGAATGGTTCAAATGGTATCGTGATCAAACTGGCCGATGGTCCAGAAATGCCACCTCTCAAGGAGATTGTTGCAAAGGAGACTGCAGATCTACTTGATCGTCGTCAGCGCCTCTCTGTCCGTGAACTTGCAATGAAGTTTGAGAAGGGTCTCAACACTGCCACACTGTTGTCCAATGAG GTTAAATGGAGACAAGTAGCATTGCTGGAGAGGGATATTCTTTTGAAGAATCTAAAGAGTGTATTAGAGTCACTGAGAGGCCGGGTGACAGGCAAAACTAAGGATGAAATCGAGGAGTCTATATCTATG GTGGAGATCCTTGCAGTTCAGCTCTCCAAAAGAGAAGCTGAGTTGCTTCAGCAAAAAGAAGAGGTCACGAAATTAGCAAAATCATTAAAGCAG GCTTCTGAAGATGCAAAGAGAATTGTTGAAGAAGAAAGAGCTAATGCTCATACAGAGATAGAAAGTGCTAAGAATGCTGTCCAAAGAGTTCAACAAGCAGTTCAGGAGCACGAGAAGATGTCCCAAAGTACCGGGAAGCAA GACATGGAGGAACTAAAGAAAGAAGCTAGAGAAGCTCGGAGGATCAAAATGTTGCATCAGCCCAGCAAG GCGATGGATCTGGAAAATGAAATACGAATTTTACGTAAGACATTTGCTGAGAAGTCCACGGATTGTGTTAATCTTTTGAAAGAG TTGGAACTGCATAAAAGGTTAAAGGAAAATGGTACCCCATCATTTGATTTGGAGGGTCTCCAATGCTTAGGATCAGTGCTACGTATAGTTGCTCTCAGTGGTACTCACATGGACTTGTCAAATATTTCAATCCAGTGGTTCCGCATACACCCAAAAGAAAGCAACAAAGAGATCATTTCAG GTGCCACAAGACCAGTATACGCCCTAGAGCCACATGATGTTGGGCGCTATTTGCAAGCTGAAATAGATGTTGGCGGTGAAATTGCAGTAGCAAAGACAGCTGGGCCAGTAGACCCTG ATGCTGGATTGGTGGAATATGTGGAGACACTCGTAAGGAAACCTGAAACTGAGTTCAAT GTTGTTGTGCTTCAATTGAACGGCATTGAGCAGCCAAAAGAGTCGGTTCATGTTCTCAATGTTGGAAGGCTGCGGATGAGACTTACTAAAGGGAAGTCAGTAGTTGCCAAGGAATTCTATTCCTCATCAATGCAG TTATGCGGTGTTAGAGGTGGTGGCGAAGCAGCCTCGCAGGCAATGTTTTGGCAACCCAGCAACGACCTCAGCTTGGTGCTGGCCTTCGAGACCGCTCGAGAACGCAACACAGCCATCATGCTTGCTCGGCGATTCGCCATAGATTGCAAT ATCATCCTTGCTGGGCCAGGCGACAAAACTCCCTGGTGA
- the LOC112877869 gene encoding DEAD-box ATP-dependent RNA helicase 10 gives MAKEDLAVEAGEKQEPARRLASTFAELGICKELVEACDLMGWKEPTRIQAEAIPHALQGKDLIALAQTGSGKTGAFALPILQELLENRDVQHSFFACVLSPTRELAIQIAEQFEALGAAIGLRCSVLVGGVDRMQQVLSIGKRPHIVVGTPGRLLDHLTDTKGFSLRKIKYLVLDEADKLLNVEFEKALDDILKEIPKDRRTFLFSATMTKKVNKLQRACLRNPAKVEASSKYSTVDSLKQEFYFVPADYKDCYLLHVLNERRESMIMIFVRTCESTRLLALMLRNLGLKAMSISGQMSQDKRLGALNRFKAKDCNILICTDVASRGLDIQGVDMVINYDIPMNSKDYVHRVGRTARAGRSGYAVSLVNQYEAQWFVLIEQLLGKKIDQCKVDPDEIMILKEPISDAKRIALTKMKDSGGHKKRRKVGDDDDEVEDHAHSKRSKPFKKSNRR, from the exons ATGGCGAAGGAGGATCTGGCCGTGGAGGCCGGCGAGAAGCAGGAGCCGGCGCGGCGCCTGGCGTCGACGTTCGCGGAGCTGGGCATCTGCAAGGAGCTGGTGGAGGCGTGCGACCTCATGGGGTGGAAGGAGCCCACCAGGATCCAGGCCGAGGCCATCCCTCACGCCCTCCAAG GGAAGGACCTGATCGCGCTGGCGCAGACGGGGTCGGGGAAGACGGGCGCGTTCGCGCTGCCCATCCTGCAGGAGCTGCTCGAGAACCGCGACGTGCAGCATTCTTTCTTCGCTTGCGTGCTGTCACCGACGAG GGAGCTGGCGATTCAGATTGCGGAGCAGTTTGAGGCGCTCGGAGCAGCTATTGGTTTGCGATGCTCAGTG CTTGTTGggggagtggatcggatgcagCAGGTGTTATCCATTGGAAAACGTCCTCATATTGTG GTTGGAACTCCTGGCCGTCTTTTGGACCATTTGACAGATACAAAAGGTTTTAGCCTTAGGAAAATCAAGTATTTG GTATTGGATGAAGCTGATAAATTACTTAATGTGGAGTTCGAGAAAGCCCTTGATGACATTCTAAAAGAGATACCTAAAGACAGGAGAACTTTCCTGTTTTCAGCGACCATGACCAAAAAG GTAAATAAACTGCAACGGGCTTGTCTCAGGAATCCTGCTAAG GTTGAAGCGTCCTCAAAATATTCTACAGTAGATTCGCTTAAACAAGAGTTCTATTTTGTTCCTGCAGATTACAAG GATTGTTATCTTCTTCATGTTCTGAATGAGAGGCGAGAGAGCATGATCATGATCTTTGTGCGCACCTGTGAATCTACTAGGCTCCTTGCTCTCATGCTAAGGAATCTTGGTTTGAAAGCTATGTCTATCAGTGGCCAAATGAGTCAG GATAAGAGGCTGGGTGCTTTAAACAGGTTCAAAGCGAAAGATTGCAATATCCTTATTTGCACTGACGTGGCAAGTCGTGGTCTTGACATTCAAGGAGTCGATATGGTCATCAACTACGATATTCCAATGAATTCTAAG GATTATGTTCATCGGGTGGGTAGGACTGCACGTGCAGGGAGATCAGGATATGCTGTATCTTTGGTGAATCAATATGAAGCCCAGTGGTTTGTGCTGATTGAGCAGCTACTTG GCAAGAAAATTGACCAGTGTAAGGTGGACCCAGATGAAATTATGATACTTAAAGAGCCCATATCAGATGCAAAGAGAATTGCTCTAACG AAAATGAAGGATTCCGGTGGCCACAAGAAGCGGAGAAAGGTGGGAGATGATGATGACGAGGTAGAAGACCATGCTCATTCTAAAAGATCGAAACCCTTCAAGAAATCTAACAGACGATGA